In Wolinella succinogenes DSM 1740, a single genomic region encodes these proteins:
- a CDS encoding DnaJ family protein, giving the protein MSKSLYDTLGVDSGASAEEVKRAYRKLARQYHPDINKEAGAEEKFKEINAAYEILSDEKKRAQYDQFGDSMFGGQNFHDFARNQYSQNVNLDEILSSIFGASGGFGAGAGGSFGGFGGFGGFGGFEGVNLDLTSRITIPFATAILGGKQRVNLQHDSFEIKIPAGIQSGETIRLKGKGKSLQGRSGDLLLKVEVAPSQEYLREGNDLTKSFDLPLKTALFGGKVTIPTLHKEITLKVPANTKNAQQFRVKELGAPNRKSGVKGDLYLKANIILPPIESLEPSLREALEQHLPE; this is encoded by the coding sequence ATGTCCAAGAGCCTTTATGACACCCTAGGAGTCGATTCGGGGGCGAGTGCGGAGGAGGTCAAACGAGCCTACCGCAAGCTCGCCAGACAATACCACCCCGACATCAACAAAGAGGCGGGCGCGGAGGAAAAATTCAAAGAGATCAACGCCGCCTACGAGATTTTAAGTGATGAGAAAAAGCGCGCCCAATACGATCAATTCGGCGATTCGATGTTCGGAGGGCAAAACTTCCATGACTTTGCGAGGAATCAATACAGCCAAAATGTCAATCTAGATGAGATTCTAAGCTCCATTTTTGGCGCGAGTGGCGGCTTTGGCGCGGGCGCTGGAGGTTCGTTTGGGGGATTTGGCGGCTTTGGGGGTTTTGGAGGATTTGAAGGGGTCAATCTTGACCTCACCTCTAGAATCACCATTCCCTTTGCCACTGCGATTTTGGGTGGAAAGCAGCGCGTCAATCTCCAACATGACTCTTTTGAGATCAAGATTCCCGCAGGGATTCAAAGCGGCGAAACCATCCGCCTCAAGGGCAAAGGCAAAAGCTTGCAGGGTCGAAGTGGTGATCTTTTGCTCAAAGTCGAGGTGGCCCCAAGCCAAGAGTACCTCCGAGAGGGAAATGATCTCACCAAAAGCTTTGACCTCCCCCTAAAAACCGCTCTTTTTGGGGGCAAAGTGACAATTCCCACCCTCCACAAAGAGATCACACTCAAAGTCCCCGCCAACACCAAAAACGCTCAACAGTTCCGCGTCAAGGAGCTCGGAGCGCCCAATCGCAAAAGCGGTGTCAAGGGCGATCTCTATCTCAAGGCCAACATCATTCTTCCCCCTATCGAATCGCTTGAGCCTTCGCTTCGTGAGGCGCTCGAACAACATCTACCTGAATGA
- a CDS encoding heat shock protein transcriptional repressor HspR, whose product MYSYDEPVYLISVVAKILNIHPQTLRQYEREGLIEPGRTDGKMRLYSQRDIDKIKTILRLTRDLGVNLAGVDIVLRLKERLDEMDNELEELRQNLEKIRCQEDGISKGSIVTKRSSYEIIVFKED is encoded by the coding sequence GTGTATAGCTATGATGAACCCGTCTATCTGATCAGCGTGGTGGCCAAGATTCTCAATATCCACCCTCAGACTCTACGCCAATATGAGCGCGAAGGATTGATTGAGCCAGGAAGAACCGATGGCAAGATGCGCCTCTACTCCCAGCGTGATATTGACAAGATCAAAACGATTTTGAGGCTCACGCGCGATCTAGGCGTGAATTTAGCGGGCGTGGATATTGTCCTACGGCTTAAAGAACGCCTAGATGAGATGGATAATGAGCTTGAAGAGCTTCGCCAAAATTTAGAGAAGATTCGCTGTCAAGAGGATGGAATCTCTAAGGGCTCGATTGTGACCAAACGAAGCTCCTATGAGATCATCGTATTCAAAGAAGATTAG
- a CDS encoding replication-associated recombination protein A has translation MKQFAQLLRPTSFEDLIGQEHLFGANAPLRRLIEHGSLPHAFFYGPPGTGKTSAAKIIAKRLDRPFALFNATTFKIEELRSYLKEYKNALLKPLLFIDEVHRLSKNQQEVLLPLMENHEAIIIGASTENPYFAMTGAIRSRSMLFEFKPLGKKELEILLERVCENHSILLDNSARDYLLRSSEGDARAMLNLLDCAYSLGESPLSLETLKSFRPVSLHEGSSEGDTHYNLASAMIKSIRGSDENAAIYYLARLIEGGENPEFIARRLVILASEDIGNANPQALNLATSTLLSVAKIGYPEARIILAQCIIYLSASPKSNSAYKAINEALEFVRSKERLEIPPHIKSFHEGYRYPHDFGGWVEQRYLERPLSFVKWIPVGFEKTLKEWLEKIRSIGG, from the coding sequence ATGAAACAGTTCGCTCAGCTGCTCCGCCCTACAAGCTTTGAAGATCTGATTGGTCAAGAGCATCTCTTTGGCGCCAACGCTCCACTTAGGCGATTGATTGAGCACGGTAGCCTCCCCCACGCCTTCTTTTATGGTCCTCCGGGCACAGGCAAAACAAGTGCCGCCAAAATTATTGCCAAGCGGCTTGACCGTCCCTTTGCCCTCTTTAATGCCACCACTTTCAAAATCGAAGAGCTGCGCTCCTACCTCAAGGAGTATAAAAACGCACTTCTTAAGCCCCTCCTTTTTATTGATGAGGTTCATCGCCTCTCCAAGAATCAGCAAGAGGTGCTCTTGCCGCTCATGGAGAATCACGAGGCCATCATCATCGGCGCCTCGACTGAGAATCCCTACTTCGCCATGACGGGTGCGATTCGTTCGCGCTCCATGCTCTTTGAGTTTAAGCCTTTAGGGAAAAAGGAGCTAGAAATCCTCCTAGAGAGGGTCTGCGAGAATCACTCGATTCTTCTTGATAATAGCGCTAGGGATTATCTCTTGCGCTCTAGCGAGGGGGATGCGCGCGCGATGCTCAATCTTCTGGATTGCGCCTACAGCCTAGGCGAATCGCCCCTTAGCCTAGAGACGCTCAAAAGTTTTCGACCTGTCTCTTTGCATGAGGGAAGCAGCGAGGGTGACACCCACTACAATCTCGCTAGCGCGATGATTAAAAGTATTCGAGGGAGCGATGAAAACGCCGCGATCTATTATCTTGCTAGATTGATTGAAGGAGGCGAGAATCCTGAATTTATCGCTAGACGATTGGTGATTTTAGCCAGCGAAGATATTGGAAATGCTAACCCCCAAGCTCTCAATCTTGCCACCAGCACCCTGCTCTCCGTGGCCAAAATAGGCTACCCCGAGGCGCGTATCATCCTCGCACAGTGCATCATCTATCTCTCCGCCTCCCCTAAATCCAATAGCGCCTACAAGGCGATTAATGAAGCTCTAGAGTTTGTAAGAAGCAAAGAGAGATTGGAGATTCCCCCTCATATCAAATCATTTCACGAAGGGTATCGCTATCCGCATGACTTTGGCGGATGGGTGGAGCAGCGCTACTTGGAGCGCCCTCTCTCTTTTGTGAAGTGGATTCCCGTGGGGTTTGAGAAGACGCTCAAAGAGTGGCTAGAGAAGATTCGCTCTATTGGCGGATAA
- the lolA gene encoding LolA-like outer membrane lipoprotein chaperone has protein sequence MRIALLWVAFGALALAAFESIGSFRSEFVQTIRSEDGKIIEYRGRVYAKSPYYGLWKYEKPMEKEIYIVDKQVVIYEPALEQATVSSLQNSIDFMALLRQSKRNSEGIYEATVFEQKYQILADEKGEPQKVFFIDKLHNEVQIIFKNAEINPVLEKEMFLFMPSGEIDLIRQ, from the coding sequence ATGAGAATCGCGCTACTTTGGGTCGCTTTTGGAGCTTTGGCTTTGGCAGCGTTTGAGTCGATCGGCTCGTTTAGATCGGAATTTGTCCAAACCATCCGTTCTGAAGATGGAAAGATTATCGAATATCGAGGTCGTGTCTATGCCAAATCCCCTTACTATGGGCTTTGGAAGTATGAAAAGCCAATGGAAAAAGAGATATACATCGTGGATAAACAGGTGGTGATCTATGAGCCTGCGTTAGAGCAGGCGACCGTCTCCTCTCTTCAAAACTCCATCGATTTTATGGCGCTCCTTAGACAATCCAAGCGCAACAGTGAGGGAATCTATGAGGCGACCGTGTTTGAACAAAAGTACCAGATTTTAGCCGATGAGAAGGGAGAGCCCCAAAAAGTCTTCTTTATAGACAAGCTTCACAATGAAGTGCAGATCATCTTTAAAAATGCCGAAATCAATCCCGTGCTCGAAAAGGAGATGTTCCTCTTTATGCCTAGTGGGGAGATTGATCTTATCCGCCAATAG